From the genome of Eucalyptus grandis isolate ANBG69807.140 chromosome 2, ASM1654582v1, whole genome shotgun sequence, one region includes:
- the LOC120286282 gene encoding cytochrome P450 CYP749A22-like yields the protein MIKRREKKVMAGEEDGFGDDFLGQLVKALHDTDKSKKFTVDNLVDECKTFYIAGQETANSMMAWMLFLLAINPEWQEEARREVLNVFGNKDPNSDGLGKLKKISMIMNETLRLYPLQSA from the exons ATGatcaagagaagagagaagaaggtgaTGGCCGGTGAAGAAGATGGCTTTGGGGATGATTTCCTAGGACAACTTGTGAAGGCTTTGCACGATACGGACAAGAGCAAAAAATTCACGGTAGATAATCTGGTGGATGAGTGCAAGACATTCTACATCGCCGGACAAGAAACTGCCAACTCTATGATGGCATGGATGTTATTCCTCCTAGCGATTAATCCAGAATGGCAAGAGGAAGCAAGAAGGGAGGTTCTCAATGTTTTTGGGAATAAAGACCCCAATTCCGATGGACTAGGAAAGCTTAAGAAG ATTAGCATGATCATGAACGAAACTCTGCGTTTGTACCCCCTGCAGTCGGCTTGA